Proteins from a genomic interval of Microbacterium esteraromaticum:
- a CDS encoding ABC transporter ATP-binding protein produces the protein MPDAKATSDTVVLDAQNIVVSYPGHPPVVAVNDVSIQVHAGETVALVGESGSGKSSLARAAVGIERLAGGSARFRGEEITPLRMRRRPKRLTGIQMVFQDPSTSLNPRRRVGDQIQDGVATALARGAEGSRVEEWLERVGLPTASATKFPHQFSGGQKQRIAIARALAARPQLLVADEPISALDASTQTSVAALMRDLVSEAGAGMLFISHDLAVVRRIADRTFVMFSGRVLESGPTDQLWGDPQHPYTQALLAAIPEPDGAGRIPAAPEAAERALWADVPAVVR, from the coding sequence ATGCCTGACGCGAAGGCCACCTCCGACACCGTCGTTCTCGACGCGCAGAACATCGTCGTGAGCTACCCGGGCCACCCGCCCGTCGTCGCCGTCAACGACGTCTCGATCCAGGTGCACGCCGGTGAGACGGTCGCCCTGGTCGGCGAGTCCGGCAGTGGCAAGTCGAGCCTGGCCCGCGCGGCCGTCGGCATCGAGCGCCTCGCCGGCGGTAGCGCGCGCTTTCGTGGTGAGGAGATCACCCCGCTGCGCATGCGCCGTCGTCCGAAGCGCCTGACGGGCATCCAGATGGTCTTCCAGGACCCGTCGACGTCGCTGAACCCGCGCCGCCGCGTGGGCGATCAGATCCAGGACGGCGTCGCCACCGCATTGGCCCGCGGAGCCGAAGGCTCGCGTGTGGAGGAGTGGCTGGAGCGTGTCGGCCTGCCGACGGCATCCGCCACGAAGTTCCCGCACCAGTTCTCGGGCGGGCAGAAGCAGCGCATCGCCATTGCGCGGGCACTCGCCGCGCGTCCGCAGCTGCTCGTCGCCGACGAGCCGATCTCGGCACTGGACGCGTCGACGCAGACCAGCGTCGCGGCGCTCATGCGCGACCTCGTCTCGGAAGCCGGCGCGGGAATGCTGTTCATCTCGCACGACCTCGCCGTGGTGCGACGCATCGCCGACCGCACGTTCGTGATGTTCTCCGGGCGCGTGCTTGAGTCGGGCCCGACCGATCAGCTGTGGGGCGATCCGCAGCATCCGTACACGCAGGCGCTGCTGGCAGCCATCCCCGAGCCCGACGGCGCGGGGCGGATTCCGGCAGCACCGGAAGCCGCCGAGCGGGCGCTGTGGGCCGACGTGCCCGCGGTCGTGCGCTGA
- a CDS encoding ABC transporter ATP-binding protein gives MSILDIRDLTVDIGRPLVKGLTLTLEAGRIHGLAGESGSGKTLTAMAVLGLLPRHARTGGSIRLGDTELIGMRRRALNRVRGRRIAMVFQDPSASLHPQIQVGRQLTDHMKVHLGLKKDAARARAIELLERVQVPAPEAALKRYPHQFSGGQRQRIAIACALACDPDVLLADEPTTALDVTVQAGILTLLRELADERQIAVLLVTHDLGVMSAIADEVAVMKDGRLVERADRETLFRSPQHEYTRQLLAALPGSSIEGDDQDA, from the coding sequence ATGAGCATCCTCGACATCCGTGATCTCACCGTCGACATCGGCCGGCCGCTGGTCAAGGGCCTGACGCTGACGCTGGAAGCCGGACGCATCCACGGCCTGGCCGGCGAATCCGGTTCGGGCAAGACCCTCACGGCGATGGCCGTGCTCGGTCTGCTGCCCCGTCACGCGCGCACGGGCGGCTCGATCCGTCTCGGCGACACCGAGCTGATCGGCATGCGTCGGCGCGCCCTGAACAGGGTGCGCGGCCGTCGCATCGCCATGGTGTTCCAGGACCCGTCCGCGTCGCTGCACCCGCAGATCCAGGTGGGCCGTCAGCTCACCGACCACATGAAGGTGCACCTCGGGCTCAAGAAGGACGCCGCTCGCGCCCGGGCGATTGAACTGCTCGAACGCGTGCAGGTGCCTGCCCCCGAGGCGGCGCTCAAGCGCTACCCGCACCAGTTCTCGGGCGGGCAGCGTCAGCGCATCGCGATCGCCTGCGCACTCGCGTGCGACCCCGACGTGCTGCTGGCCGACGAGCCGACCACCGCGCTCGACGTGACCGTGCAGGCGGGCATCCTCACCCTGCTGCGCGAACTCGCCGACGAACGGCAGATCGCGGTGCTGCTGGTCACCCACGATCTCGGCGTGATGAGTGCGATTGCCGACGAGGTGGCCGTGATGAAGGACGGTCGTCTGGTCGAGCGCGCCGACCGCGAGACCCTCTTCCGGTCGCCGCAGCACGAGTACACCCGACAGCTGCTGGCCGCCTTGCCCGGATCGAGCATCGAAGGAGACGATCAGGATGCCTGA
- a CDS encoding ABC transporter permease, which translates to MSTLEQPRMPRRLKLRWPRAWRTPLGVIGSVIAIAWVIVAFTAQWWVPYPPNAQVLPRLQEPGIDTLLGTDGNGRDIFSRLMTGATVTIPLALTLVIAALVIGATIGALAGYFGGWVDETLMRITDLFMAFPTVILAMVVTASLGPSLFNAVIAAVVVSWPQYSRVMRSIVLSLRGQNYVIAGRLLGHSPARTLLVDILPNTAGPLLVLATLDIGTAILLLSGLSFLGLGAQPPMAEWGSMISAAMQNFDAWWLGVFPGLAILTVVLAFNFIGDAMRDVLDPTAEVTHEKQSDLAASSGGSA; encoded by the coding sequence GTGAGCACCCTTGAACAACCCCGCATGCCGCGGCGTCTGAAGCTGCGCTGGCCCCGGGCCTGGCGTACGCCGCTCGGCGTCATCGGCTCGGTCATCGCCATTGCCTGGGTGATCGTCGCCTTCACCGCCCAGTGGTGGGTGCCCTACCCGCCCAACGCTCAGGTGCTGCCGCGCCTGCAGGAGCCGGGCATCGACACGCTTCTGGGCACCGACGGCAACGGCCGCGACATCTTCTCGCGTCTGATGACCGGCGCGACCGTCACCATCCCCCTCGCCCTGACACTGGTGATCGCCGCCCTTGTGATCGGTGCCACCATCGGCGCCTTGGCCGGATACTTCGGCGGCTGGGTCGATGAGACCCTCATGCGCATCACCGACCTGTTCATGGCGTTCCCGACCGTGATCCTCGCGATGGTCGTGACCGCCTCGCTCGGGCCGTCGCTGTTCAACGCCGTGATCGCCGCGGTCGTGGTGTCATGGCCGCAGTACTCCCGCGTGATGCGCAGCATCGTGTTGTCGTTGCGCGGCCAGAACTACGTCATCGCCGGGCGACTGCTCGGCCACTCGCCGGCGCGCACCCTGCTCGTCGACATTCTGCCCAACACCGCCGGCCCCCTGCTGGTGCTGGCCACCCTCGACATCGGCACGGCGATCCTGCTGCTGTCGGGACTGTCGTTCCTGGGCCTCGGCGCGCAGCCGCCGATGGCCGAATGGGGATCGATGATCTCGGCGGCCATGCAGAACTTCGACGCCTGGTGGCTCGGTGTCTTCCCGGGTCTGGCGATCCTCACCGTGGTGCTCGCCTTCAACTTCATCGGCGACGCGATGCGCGACGTGCTCGACCCGACCGCCGAGGTCACGCACGAGAAGCAGAGCGACCTGGCCGCATCGAGCGGAGGCAGCGCATGA
- a CDS encoding ABC transporter permease, with amino-acid sequence MTTVAVQTQAQRKKSPLAGYLLRRGGTSLLLLLGVTIVTFLLTNLVPGDPVSAALGEGASQNPETREAFIKAHGLDQPLFVQYFIYMGNLLRGDLGTSLVTGQPVTADLAKAVPATIEIAICAIILSLAVSLVLGTLAAYRRGLVTDQVVRVVTLIGLSVPTFWLALVSFYFFFLNLGIAPGSGRISPSIIPPPRVTGLYTIDYLLNGDAVGWADAMAHLALPVMVLSLVTIGLLTRFIRTSVLEVLASDYVRAARAKGLPAMRVIVDYVLRGAALPVLTVVGVAFGALLSGTVLVESVFAWPGLGTYAYNSAANLDLPGIMGVGLVVGIIYLLINFIVDLLYGVLDPRVRIA; translated from the coding sequence ATGACGACAGTGGCTGTGCAGACTCAGGCGCAGCGTAAGAAATCTCCCCTCGCGGGGTACCTGCTGCGCCGAGGCGGCACGTCTCTGCTGCTGCTGCTCGGCGTCACGATCGTGACGTTCCTCCTCACCAACCTGGTGCCCGGAGACCCTGTCTCCGCGGCACTGGGTGAGGGGGCGTCGCAGAACCCCGAGACACGTGAGGCCTTCATCAAGGCACACGGTCTCGACCAGCCCCTGTTCGTGCAGTACTTCATTTACATGGGCAACCTGCTGCGCGGTGACCTGGGTACCTCCCTGGTCACCGGGCAGCCGGTCACCGCCGACCTGGCCAAGGCCGTACCGGCGACCATCGAGATCGCGATCTGCGCGATCATCCTCAGCCTCGCCGTCAGCCTGGTGCTCGGCACCCTGGCGGCCTACCGGCGCGGCCTGGTCACCGACCAGGTCGTGCGGGTGGTCACCCTGATCGGGCTGAGCGTCCCCACGTTCTGGCTGGCCCTGGTCAGCTTCTACTTCTTCTTCCTGAACCTCGGCATCGCTCCGGGCTCGGGACGCATCTCACCGTCGATCATCCCGCCGCCCCGCGTGACCGGGCTGTACACCATCGACTATCTGCTCAACGGCGACGCCGTGGGCTGGGCCGACGCGATGGCACACCTGGCGCTGCCGGTGATGGTGCTCTCGCTGGTGACCATCGGCCTGCTCACCCGCTTCATCCGCACCTCGGTGCTCGAAGTGCTGGCCAGTGACTACGTGCGTGCCGCTCGCGCCAAGGGCCTGCCCGCGATGCGCGTGATCGTCGACTACGTGCTGCGCGGCGCGGCACTGCCGGTGCTGACCGTCGTCGGTGTCGCCTTCGGGGCGCTGCTGTCGGGCACCGTTCTCGTCGAGTCCGTCTTCGCCTGGCCGGGCCTGGGCACCTACGCATACAACTCGGCGGCCAACCTCGATCTGCCCGGCATCATGGGCGTCGGTCTGGTCGTCGGCATCATCTACCTGTTGATCAACTTCATCGTCGACCTGCTCTACGGAGTGCTGGATCCGAGAGTGAGGATCGCGTGA
- a CDS encoding ABC transporter substrate-binding protein — MLSTLRKSAIALGAVSLLAITGCSGGNSANSGNTGGSNSAGGSLVIDTAFSVETADPGHTYDPTGNMVAKAIYETLVDFEGSDVSTPVPGLASWEANDGATEFTFTLEDGRVFSDGSPIEAKDVVFSLQRIQGMTDAKPNFLLGGVTIEEVDAKTISFTTETPLLQLPAILANPALGIVNADVVIENGGATDGTDSAQAFLDGASAGSGPFVLDTLDLSSQIVLKANEEYNGDEEPAYDRVVIRNVSESATQLANLKGGDSTVAMDLNGDQVAGLGEGITVDSVPSGQTIFLLLNQSADINGDLANVKLAEGIRYALDYPALLELAGAGSVQATGVIPPGFEGALDEGITQDLDKAAAAFEAAGYTGQTLTLQFPNDYPVGGVEFTPLAERIQAQLKDAGVNVELAPAPFATELDAYVNGKEGFGLWFWGPDYADSANFLPFAPGLKVGLRSGWTADANPEIAGLAAGAATATDPALRTNAFTEFAEAMQAEGPFVPMIVPGRNIASSDQVEGAVYNSVWEMDIAEITPAG; from the coding sequence ATGCTGTCGACGCTGCGCAAGTCGGCGATTGCCCTCGGAGCGGTGTCGCTCCTCGCTATCACCGGCTGCTCGGGAGGAAACTCCGCCAACAGCGGCAACACGGGCGGCTCGAACTCCGCCGGTGGCTCGCTTGTCATCGACACCGCGTTCTCGGTCGAGACCGCCGACCCGGGGCACACCTACGACCCGACCGGAAACATGGTCGCCAAGGCGATCTACGAGACCCTGGTCGACTTCGAGGGCTCCGACGTCTCGACCCCGGTCCCCGGACTCGCATCGTGGGAGGCCAACGACGGCGCCACCGAGTTCACCTTCACGCTCGAAGACGGTCGCGTCTTCTCGGACGGATCGCCGATCGAGGCGAAGGACGTCGTGTTCTCGCTGCAGCGCATCCAGGGCATGACCGACGCCAAGCCGAACTTCCTGCTCGGCGGGGTCACCATCGAAGAGGTCGACGCCAAGACGATCAGCTTCACCACCGAGACGCCGCTGCTGCAGCTGCCGGCCATCCTCGCCAACCCCGCACTGGGCATCGTCAACGCCGATGTCGTGATCGAGAACGGTGGTGCCACCGATGGCACCGACAGCGCGCAGGCGTTCCTTGACGGCGCGTCGGCCGGTTCCGGCCCGTTCGTGCTCGACACCCTCGACCTCAGCTCGCAGATCGTGCTGAAGGCGAACGAGGAGTACAACGGCGACGAAGAGCCCGCGTACGACCGCGTCGTCATTCGCAACGTCAGCGAGAGCGCCACGCAGCTCGCCAACCTCAAGGGTGGCGACTCGACCGTCGCGATGGACCTCAACGGTGACCAGGTCGCCGGCCTCGGCGAGGGCATCACGGTCGACTCGGTCCCCTCGGGTCAGACGATCTTCCTGCTGCTGAACCAGTCGGCCGACATCAACGGCGACCTGGCGAACGTGAAGCTCGCCGAGGGCATCCGCTACGCACTCGACTACCCGGCCCTGCTGGAACTCGCCGGTGCGGGCTCCGTGCAGGCAACCGGCGTCATCCCGCCCGGATTCGAGGGCGCCCTGGACGAGGGCATCACGCAGGATCTCGACAAGGCCGCCGCGGCCTTCGAGGCCGCCGGCTACACCGGCCAGACCCTCACCCTGCAGTTCCCGAACGACTACCCGGTCGGTGGCGTGGAGTTCACCCCGCTCGCCGAGCGCATCCAGGCACAGCTGAAGGATGCCGGTGTGAACGTCGAACTGGCGCCCGCGCCGTTCGCCACCGAGCTCGACGCCTACGTCAACGGCAAGGAAGGCTTCGGACTGTGGTTCTGGGGCCCCGACTACGCCGACTCGGCCAACTTCCTGCCGTTCGCACCGGGCCTGAAGGTGGGCCTGCGTTCGGGCTGGACCGCTGACGCCAACCCCGAGATCGCCGGTCTCGCCGCAGGCGCTGCCACCGCGACCGACCCCGCGCTGCGCACCAACGCGTTCACCGAGTTCGCCGAGGCCATGCAGGCCGAGGGTCCGTTCGTTCCGATGATCGTGCCCGGTCGCAACATCGCCTCCTCCGACCAGGTCGAGGGTGCTGTCTACAACTCCGTGTGGGAGATGGACATCGCCGAGATCACGCCCGCGGGCTGA
- a CDS encoding Lrp/AsnC family transcriptional regulator, which produces MSSTDAERARDSGRSATPLDAVSYRILELLRENGRISIAALAEKVGISRANAYARVEALVNDGVISGFSARVDPARAGLSIGAMIFVTVHPQAWASFRAQIAEMPDIEYCAVTTGEHDAMLLIRATDVSGVHEFSTGVIAQLPEVRTVVSVVVLDEVIRRPYLLPTDLPERSLEVPLGMTRWTPASAGRSTLPPR; this is translated from the coding sequence ATGTCCAGCACTGATGCGGAACGGGCGCGCGATTCTGGACGAAGTGCCACTCCCTTGGATGCTGTCTCATACCGAATCCTCGAACTTCTGCGCGAGAACGGACGGATTTCGATCGCCGCTCTCGCCGAGAAGGTGGGCATCTCGCGGGCGAACGCTTATGCCCGCGTCGAGGCACTTGTCAACGACGGGGTGATCAGCGGATTCAGCGCGCGCGTCGACCCGGCCCGCGCCGGGCTGTCGATCGGAGCCATGATCTTCGTCACGGTGCATCCGCAGGCCTGGGCGTCGTTCCGCGCACAGATCGCCGAGATGCCCGACATCGAGTACTGCGCGGTGACGACCGGTGAGCACGATGCGATGCTGCTCATTCGCGCCACCGATGTCAGCGGTGTGCACGAGTTCTCGACCGGGGTGATCGCCCAGCTGCCCGAGGTGCGCACGGTGGTCAGCGTCGTGGTTCTGGACGAAGTGATCCGCCGGCCCTACCTGCTGCCGACGGATCTGCCCGAGCGAAGCCTCGAGGTTCCGCTGGGGATGACGCGGTGGACGCCGGCGAGCGCCGGCCGCAGCACACTGCCACCCCGCTGA
- a CDS encoding NAD(P)-dependent alcohol dehydrogenase, producing the protein MKAIQYREIGKGPELVEIPTPEPGPGQIRLKVTAAGLCHSDWFLMDLPADQYIYPLPLTLGHEGAGVVDKLGDGVEGIELGGSYAIYGPWGCGQCHACTQGKENYCTRAAELGIAPPGLGAPGAMAEYVIVDDARHLVPLGDLDPVETVSLTDAGLTPYHAIMSSASKLRAGATAVVIGAGGLGHVGIQVLRAVSPATVIALDINDEKLSLAREVGAHHTLMSDESAVAKIRELTGGVGAEAVFDFTGMQATLDIARQVVAVDGDIQIVGIGGGLLPTGFFSTPFGASVRAPYWGSRSELVDVLDLARTGSVGVHVERYTLDSAVEAYGKLHSGNVRGRAVVVP; encoded by the coding sequence ATGAAGGCCATCCAGTACCGCGAGATCGGCAAGGGCCCCGAGCTCGTCGAGATCCCGACGCCCGAACCGGGTCCGGGTCAGATCCGATTGAAGGTGACCGCCGCCGGCCTGTGCCACTCGGACTGGTTCCTCATGGATCTGCCCGCTGACCAGTACATCTATCCGCTGCCGCTCACGCTCGGGCATGAAGGCGCCGGCGTCGTCGACAAGCTCGGTGATGGCGTCGAGGGCATTGAACTCGGCGGCTCGTACGCGATCTACGGACCGTGGGGCTGTGGGCAGTGCCACGCGTGCACGCAGGGCAAGGAGAACTACTGCACCCGTGCGGCAGAACTCGGTATCGCGCCTCCTGGGCTTGGTGCCCCGGGTGCGATGGCCGAGTACGTGATCGTCGATGACGCCCGCCACCTCGTGCCGCTTGGTGACCTCGACCCCGTCGAGACGGTGTCGCTGACCGATGCCGGTCTCACTCCGTACCACGCGATCATGTCGTCGGCGTCAAAGCTGCGCGCCGGCGCGACGGCCGTCGTCATCGGCGCGGGCGGCCTGGGTCACGTGGGCATCCAGGTGCTGCGCGCGGTCTCTCCCGCCACGGTCATCGCGCTCGACATCAACGATGAGAAGCTGTCGTTGGCACGCGAGGTGGGTGCTCACCACACGCTGATGTCGGACGAATCGGCGGTCGCGAAGATCCGCGAGCTCACCGGCGGAGTGGGCGCCGAGGCGGTGTTCGACTTCACGGGTATGCAGGCGACGCTCGACATCGCGCGGCAGGTCGTGGCGGTCGACGGAGACATCCAGATCGTCGGCATCGGCGGTGGGCTGCTGCCGACCGGTTTCTTCTCGACGCCGTTCGGCGCGTCGGTTCGGGCTCCGTACTGGGGCAGCCGCAGCGAGCTGGTCGACGTGCTCGACCTCGCCCGCACGGGCTCGGTGGGCGTGCACGTCGAGCGCTACACCCTCGACTCTGCCGTCGAGGCGTACGGCAAGCTGCACAGCGGCAACGTGCGCGGCCGCGCGGTCGTCGTTCCCTGA
- a CDS encoding DUF779 domain-containing protein: MPDQMSRVAVSDDAAALLRQLTAQHGPLMFHQSGGCCDGSSPMCYPIGMFVTGPSDVLLGTLDIDGLDPIEVYMSESQFEYWKYTHLTIDAVEGRGAGFSVEGPTGKRFLIRSRMLTEPELEHFGLAASA, translated from the coding sequence ATGCCCGATCAGATGAGCAGGGTCGCCGTGTCTGACGACGCGGCGGCCCTGCTGCGGCAGCTGACGGCGCAGCACGGCCCGCTGATGTTCCATCAGTCGGGTGGATGCTGCGACGGGTCGTCGCCCATGTGCTACCCGATCGGCATGTTCGTGACCGGTCCGAGCGACGTGCTGCTCGGCACCCTCGACATCGACGGGCTCGACCCCATCGAGGTCTACATGTCGGAGTCGCAGTTCGAGTACTGGAAGTACACGCACCTCACCATCGACGCCGTCGAGGGGCGCGGTGCCGGGTTCAGTGTGGAAGGACCGACCGGCAAGCGCTTCCTGATCCGATCGCGGATGCTGACAGAGCCCGAACTGGAGCACTTCGGCTTGGCGGCATCGGCGTAG
- the exaC gene encoding acetaldehyde dehydrogenase ExaC → MTIVEETSSTYAAPGQAGAIANYRARYGHYIGGEFVEPLKGQYFENISPVNGKPFTEVARGTAEDVDRAVDVAWQAFASWGKTSPAQRAVVLNKIADRMEQHLEKIAVAETWENGKPVRETLAADIPLAIDHFRYFAGVLRAQEGGISQLDENTVAYHFHEPLGVVGQIIPWNFPILMAVWKLAPALAAGNCIVIKPAEQTPASILFLFEIIGDLLPAGVVNIVNGFGIEAGAPLAQHKRIRKVAFTGETTTGRLIMQYASQNLIPVTLELGGKSPNVFFEDVASSTSDPYYQKALEGFTMFALNQGEVCTCPSRALIQASIYDGFISDGLERVGKVIQGNPLDKNTMIGAQASNDQLEKILSYIDIGKQGGARLLTGGERVDLGGDLSEGYYVAPTVFEGTNDMRIFQEEIFGPVLSVTSFKDYNDAISIANDTLYGLGAGVWSRSGDTAYRAGRAIEAGRVWTNTYHQYPAHAAFGGYKQSGIGRENHKMMLDHYQQTKNLLVSYAEGPMGFF, encoded by the coding sequence ATGACCATCGTCGAAGAGACCTCGTCGACCTATGCCGCACCCGGGCAGGCCGGGGCCATCGCGAACTATCGCGCCCGCTACGGGCACTACATCGGCGGAGAGTTCGTCGAGCCGCTCAAGGGGCAGTACTTCGAGAACATCAGCCCCGTCAACGGCAAGCCGTTCACCGAGGTCGCCCGCGGAACCGCCGAAGACGTCGACCGTGCGGTCGACGTGGCCTGGCAGGCATTCGCGAGCTGGGGCAAGACCAGCCCCGCCCAGCGCGCTGTGGTGCTCAACAAGATCGCCGACCGCATGGAGCAGCACCTCGAGAAGATCGCCGTCGCCGAGACCTGGGAGAACGGCAAGCCCGTGCGCGAGACGCTCGCCGCCGACATCCCCCTCGCGATCGACCACTTCCGGTACTTCGCCGGCGTGCTTCGCGCGCAGGAGGGCGGCATCAGCCAGCTCGACGAGAACACCGTCGCGTACCACTTCCACGAGCCGCTCGGCGTCGTCGGCCAGATCATCCCGTGGAACTTCCCGATCCTGATGGCCGTGTGGAAGCTCGCTCCCGCACTTGCCGCCGGCAACTGCATCGTCATCAAGCCTGCCGAGCAGACCCCGGCATCCATCCTCTTCCTGTTCGAGATCATCGGTGACCTGCTGCCGGCTGGCGTCGTCAACATCGTCAACGGCTTCGGCATCGAGGCCGGCGCCCCGCTCGCCCAGCACAAGCGCATCCGCAAGGTCGCCTTCACCGGTGAGACCACCACGGGCCGCCTGATCATGCAGTACGCCTCGCAGAACCTCATCCCGGTCACGCTCGAGCTCGGGGGCAAGTCGCCCAACGTGTTCTTCGAAGACGTGGCCAGCTCGACCAGCGACCCGTACTACCAGAAGGCGCTCGAGGGCTTTACGATGTTCGCCCTCAACCAGGGCGAGGTCTGCACGTGCCCGTCGCGTGCGCTCATCCAGGCGTCGATCTACGACGGCTTCATCTCGGACGGCCTCGAGCGCGTCGGCAAGGTCATTCAGGGCAACCCGCTCGACAAGAACACCATGATCGGTGCTCAGGCCTCGAACGACCAGCTCGAGAAGATCCTCAGCTACATCGACATCGGCAAGCAGGGTGGTGCACGTCTGCTCACCGGTGGCGAGCGGGTCGACCTCGGTGGCGACCTGAGCGAGGGCTACTACGTCGCCCCGACGGTCTTCGAGGGCACCAACGACATGCGCATCTTCCAGGAGGAGATCTTCGGCCCGGTGCTGTCGGTGACCAGCTTCAAGGACTACAACGACGCGATCTCGATCGCCAACGACACCCTGTACGGTCTGGGTGCCGGCGTCTGGAGCCGCAGCGGTGACACCGCCTACCGCGCGGGCCGGGCCATCGAGGCGGGCCGTGTGTGGACCAACACGTACCACCAGTACCCGGCGCACGCCGCGTTCGGCGGGTACAAGCAGTCGGGCATCGGCCGCGAGAACCACAAGATGATGCTCGACCACTACCAGCAGACGAAGAACCTGCTGGTGTCGTACGCCGAAGGTCCGATGGGATTCTTCTGA
- a CDS encoding GAF domain-containing protein — MPSPWSSSRENPPETSRLIIERAHEELVAGNLDDRRLEQVRPFVRASWQRAWQDRVGAEGLPPLEFTPEALETYRTGHPLAGAIELIRTLLLPGAPDDSGVVVAVGDHAGRLLWVEGDLQQRMLSGEMGFVEGANWSEAAVGTSAPGTALTLGESVQIRQAEHYNRLVQPWSCTAAPVFDPETRRVLGVIDVTGGDEAVTPQARMLVDATARAVESELMVSRLRARAQGGDSRGKKPASVRPRRTVRETPQRVQLHVLGRDRARLDVSGADTEIVIDLSARHAEILLMLATHRQGLSADRLAELVYGEGSTADTLRPEMVRLRKVLERISPQLVPQSRPYRLPIALDTDAQNVLSLLDRGAHRVALSAYRGPVLPDSEAPGVIELRESLRGVLRETMLTEASVEVLLAYAEIPEGASDAAVLRLCLEMLPARSPRRPGLVARIEKLDQA; from the coding sequence GTGCCCTCACCTTGGTCGTCATCGCGTGAGAACCCGCCGGAGACCTCCCGGTTGATCATCGAGCGAGCCCATGAAGAGCTCGTCGCCGGCAATCTCGACGACCGCCGTCTCGAACAGGTACGCCCGTTCGTGCGGGCCTCATGGCAGCGCGCCTGGCAGGACCGCGTGGGTGCCGAAGGTTTGCCGCCGCTGGAGTTCACGCCCGAGGCGCTCGAAACGTACCGCACCGGGCATCCGCTCGCCGGCGCGATCGAACTGATCCGCACCCTGCTGCTACCCGGCGCCCCCGACGATTCGGGCGTGGTGGTCGCCGTCGGCGACCACGCCGGACGGCTGCTGTGGGTCGAGGGCGATCTTCAGCAGCGGATGCTGTCGGGCGAGATGGGTTTCGTCGAAGGGGCGAACTGGTCAGAGGCGGCCGTGGGTACCTCGGCCCCCGGCACCGCGCTGACGCTCGGAGAATCCGTGCAGATCCGACAGGCCGAGCACTACAACCGGCTCGTGCAGCCGTGGTCGTGCACCGCTGCGCCCGTGTTCGACCCCGAGACGCGTCGCGTGCTCGGGGTCATCGACGTCACCGGCGGAGACGAGGCGGTCACCCCGCAGGCACGGATGCTGGTGGATGCCACCGCTCGGGCAGTGGAGTCTGAGCTGATGGTGTCGCGCCTGCGGGCGCGGGCTCAGGGAGGCGACTCCCGAGGCAAGAAGCCGGCATCCGTGCGCCCTCGCCGCACCGTGCGCGAGACGCCGCAGCGCGTACAACTGCACGTGCTGGGCCGTGACCGGGCGCGCCTCGACGTGAGCGGCGCCGACACCGAGATCGTCATCGACCTCAGCGCGCGCCACGCCGAGATCCTGCTCATGCTCGCCACTCACCGGCAGGGACTGTCGGCCGACAGGCTCGCCGAGCTCGTCTACGGCGAGGGGTCGACCGCCGACACCCTGCGCCCCGAGATGGTGCGCCTGCGCAAGGTGCTCGAACGCATCTCGCCCCAGCTCGTGCCGCAGTCGCGCCCGTACCGCCTGCCGATCGCGCTCGACACCGATGCGCAGAACGTTCTCTCACTGCTCGATCGTGGCGCCCACCGGGTAGCGCTGTCGGCCTACCGCGGCCCGGTGCTGCCCGACTCCGAGGCGCCGGGAGTGATCGAACTGCGCGAGAGCCTGCGGGGCGTGCTGCGCGAGACGATGCTCACCGAGGCCAGCGTCGAGGTGCTGCTCGCGTACGCCGAGATCCCCGAAGGCGCATCGGATGCCGCCGTGCTGCGCCTGTGCCTGGAGATGCTGCCGGCGAGGTCGCCGCGCCGTCCCGGGCTGGTCGCCCGCATCGAGAAGCTCGACCAGGCGTAG